A portion of the Ricinus communis isolate WT05 ecotype wild-type chromosome 10, ASM1957865v1, whole genome shotgun sequence genome contains these proteins:
- the LOC8287283 gene encoding nudix hydrolase 2, translating to MSASLSSTPAMVQGVAESEVKQMKLLAAINDGHEGVIVELSEPMSSEVFGSMLKASLAHWRKQGKRGVWIKVPIEFVNLVEAAVKEGFWYHHAEPKYLMLVYWIPEGTHTLPANATHRVGVGAFVMNENREVLVVQEKNGIFRGMGVWKFPTGVVDEGEDIWAAAVREVKEETAIETTFIEVLAFRQSHKAFFGKSDLFFLCLLQPLSFDITKQESEIEAAQWMPLEEYLAQPFVQKNQLVRQINDICLTKLDKTYSGFSPLPATSNRSDEKSYLYLNAGDMKWQ from the exons ATGTCGGCTTCATTAAGTTCAACACCCGCCATGGTTCAAGGAGTAGCTGAAAGTGAAGTGAAACAGATGAAGCTACTTGCTGCAATCAATGATGGACATGAAGGTGTTATTGTGGAATTGAGTGAGCCTATGTCGTCAGAAGTCTTTGGTTCAATGCTTAAAGCTTCACTTGCTCACTGGAGAAAGCAG GGTAAGAGGGGTGTTTGGATCAAAGTGCCTATTGAATTCGTCAATCTAGTCGAAGCTGCTGTTAAG GAAGGGTTTTGGTACCATCATGCAGAACCAAAATACCTGATGCTTGTATACTGGATCCCAGAAGGCACTCACACTCTACCTGCGAATGCAACTCACCGAGTGGGTGTTGGAGCATTTGTCATGAATGAAAACAGAGAG GTGCTAGTGGTCCAAGAAAAAAATGGAATATTTCGAGGGATGGGTGTGTGGAAGTTCCCTACTGGAGTAGTTGatgag GGAGAAGATATCTGGGCAGCCGCAGTAAGAGAAGTTAAAGAAGAGACAGCT ATTGAAACAACGTTTATAGAAGTATTAGCATTCAG GCAAAGCCACAAGGCATTCTTTGGGAAATCGGATCTATTCTTTTTATGCCTGCTGCAACCCCTCTCCTTTGACATTACGAAGCAGGAATCAGAAATCGAGGCTGCCCAG TGGATGCCATTGGAGGAATATCTAGCACAACCATTCGTCCAAAAAAATCAGCTTGTGAGGCAGATTAATGATATATGCCTGACAAAGTTAGATAAAACCTATTCTGGGTTTTCTCCGTTACCTGCTACATCAAATCGCTCAGATGAAAAGAGTTACTTATACTTGAACGCTGGAGACATGAAATGGCAATAA
- the LOC8287282 gene encoding TATA-box-binding protein, translating to MNSTSTSHSSSQTMTPKPVLQNIASTVNLDCKLDLKRIALHSLNSEYDPKRFSAVTMRIRHPQTTALIFASGRVVCTGAKTEEDSKLAMRKFARIVQKLGFPAKFKDFKIQNIVASCDMKFPLRLEKFIYTKHAAFSRYEPDVFPGLIYRMKESRIIMLIFVSGKVVITGAKKTDEAFAAFDNIYPVLAGFKR from the coding sequence ATGAACAGCACCTCAACTTCGCATTCTTCTTCACAAACTATGACGCCTAAACCAGTGCTTCAAAACATCGCATCAACAGTGAACTTGGACTGCAAACTCGACCTCAAGCGCATAGCACTTCACTCTCTCAATTCTGAATACGACCCCAAGCGATTCTCCGCTGTGACTATGCGAATCAGACATCCTCAAACCACAGCGCTGATCTTCGCCTCCGGCAGGGTGGTCTGTACTGGTGCTAAAACGGAAGAAGACTCAAAATTAGCAATGAGAAAGTTCGCAAGAATCGTGCAGAAGTTGGGTTTTCCTGCCAAGTTTAAAGATTTCAAGATTCAGAATATTGTCGCCTCTTGTGACATGAAATTCCCTCTTCGACTTGAGAAGTTTATATACACCAAGCATGCTGCTTTTTCTAGATACGAACCTGACGTGTTTCCAGGCCTCATTTATCGCATGAAAGAGTCGCGGATTATAATGCTTATCTTTGTTTCAGGAAAAGTTGTGATTACAGGAGCCAAGAAGACGGATGAGGCCTTTGCTGCCTTCGACAACATCTATCCTGTTCTTGCTGGGTTCAAGAGGTAG